The following coding sequences lie in one Sandaracinaceae bacterium genomic window:
- a CDS encoding restriction endonuclease subunit S — protein sequence MVASGLPPSHRHAPTLFGAIHRVDPLPGYFNGLLSAASHVREELRSQLRFARTGDIVVAGVGETVEDVGKAVAWLGGDDVAFHDDCFAFRHEQDPKYIAYAMQAREFHAQKNKHVARAKVKRLSGESMAKIRIPVPPLAVQEEIVRVLDLFAALEAELEAELEARRRQYAYYRDSLLTFTDAAEGGVRWTTLGEISTRVSSGGTPLVSRSDYYKGGTIPWLRTQEVRFVDIQDTEMRITEKALSETAAKRIPENCVIIAISGATAGRSAINKIPLTTNQHCCNFEIDQSQAEYRYVFHWVSSHYEDIKSMGRGARADLNASLIKGFKIPVPPLGEQRRIVAILDQFDALVNDLSDGLPAEIRARRQQYETYRDQLLSFVEAAA from the coding sequence ATCGTTGCTTCTGGCCTTCCGCCGTCCCATCGACATGCCCCGACACTATTCGGAGCGATCCACCGTGTCGATCCCCTACCGGGGTATTTCAACGGGCTGCTATCGGCGGCATCCCACGTGCGCGAAGAATTGCGCTCCCAGCTCCGCTTTGCGCGGACCGGGGACATTGTGGTCGCGGGTGTCGGGGAGACCGTCGAGGATGTGGGCAAAGCGGTGGCTTGGCTCGGCGGCGACGACGTCGCGTTCCATGACGATTGCTTCGCTTTCCGCCACGAACAAGACCCGAAGTACATCGCGTATGCCATGCAGGCTCGTGAGTTCCATGCACAGAAGAACAAGCACGTCGCCCGAGCCAAGGTGAAGAGACTCTCCGGCGAGAGCATGGCCAAAATCCGCATCCCGGTCCCACCGCTTGCGGTGCAGGAAGAGATTGTCCGCGTGTTGGACCTGTTCGCTGCGCTTGAGGCGGAGCTTGAGGCGGAGCTTGAGGCTCGCCGCAGACAGTACGCGTACTATCGCGATTCTCTCTTGACATTCACAGACGCCGCGGAAGGGGGGGTAAGATGGACGACATTGGGTGAGATCTCTACGCGGGTTTCCTCCGGCGGAACTCCACTGGTTAGCCGCTCTGACTACTACAAGGGTGGGACTATCCCGTGGTTGCGCACCCAAGAAGTACGATTCGTCGACATTCAGGACACAGAGATGCGTATAACGGAAAAGGCTCTCAGCGAGACCGCAGCGAAACGGATTCCCGAGAACTGCGTGATCATCGCGATATCCGGGGCTACCGCTGGGAGGTCGGCCATCAACAAAATCCCACTCACCACCAACCAGCACTGCTGCAACTTTGAGATCGACCAGTCCCAAGCCGAATACCGCTATGTGTTTCACTGGGTCAGTAGTCACTACGAGGACATCAAGTCAATGGGGCGAGGCGCCAGAGCGGACCTGAACGCCAGCCTGATCAAGGGTTTCAAGATCCCTGTGCCACCGCTCGGTGAGCAGCGCCGCATCGTCGCGATCCTCGACCAATTCGACGCTCTCGTGAACGACCTCTCCGACGGCCTCCCTGCCGAGATCCGCGCGCGGCGGCAGCAGTATGAGACATACCGCGACCAGCTGCTGAGCTTCGTGGAGGCCGCCGCGTGA
- a CDS encoding BamA/TamA family outer membrane protein, which translates to MRPALVTLALLGGLACAWGPGGVRAQAEAEAESEAEAEAESESEAESESEAEAESEAESESESEAESEAEPESESENRAQNLRYFLESVQVEGNTRTHASVIRAYVPLEPGEPFDPEESELETLQFALMGTGWFDEVHVRLRRGAERGWVVVVVEVVERNTVVVEQIALGLAEGLSSGTNARVFPYVGLTLTETNLLGRGMRLSVSGLLSRHHQGGRIDFAYPRFLGGDYGLRFAPFFNNSRQYFGLNPTVTTRCVEPAPRDCVAEMLARNAVVFYRRGGFYFGTRRAIGGTLSIDLGAQLEWIYVTSRPEAASEVRGSEVRPIDFSILPGRSFASVLRVGLTYDRRDDPGLPTRGTHLRVQADAGTRLIGSAYDFVRLQAQFRQWVPVASHHTLRFGLFGGVVLGDAPFFYKFHASDMTDLIPARLLEMELDRRPPPNLLGTSVVFMRNEEVALRADIEYDVSLLRHGRRGGLRGAHAYFNVGTYLLADIQDLEFAVPGFEGASRIPIDLTFDLGIRLDTSIGVFQFGFSNLLGFIDL; encoded by the coding sequence GTGCGCCCCGCCCTCGTCACGCTCGCGCTGCTCGGCGGTCTTGCCTGCGCCTGGGGCCCGGGAGGCGTGCGGGCGCAGGCCGAGGCCGAGGCCGAGTCGGAGGCCGAGGCCGAGGCCGAGTCCGAGTCCGAGGCCGAGTCCGAGTCCGAGGCCGAGGCCGAGTCGGAGGCCGAGTCCGAGTCCGAGTCCGAGGCCGAGTCCGAGGCCGAGCCCGAGTCCGAGTCCGAGAACCGCGCTCAGAACCTCCGCTACTTCCTCGAATCCGTGCAGGTGGAGGGGAACACTCGCACCCACGCGTCCGTGATCCGCGCATACGTGCCGCTCGAGCCGGGGGAGCCGTTCGATCCCGAGGAGAGCGAGCTCGAGACGCTGCAGTTCGCCCTGATGGGCACCGGCTGGTTCGACGAGGTGCACGTGCGCTTGCGGCGCGGCGCCGAGCGCGGGTGGGTGGTGGTCGTCGTGGAGGTGGTGGAGCGCAACACCGTCGTGGTGGAGCAGATCGCGCTGGGGCTGGCCGAGGGGCTCAGCAGCGGCACCAACGCGCGCGTGTTCCCCTACGTGGGCTTGACCCTGACCGAGACCAACCTGCTGGGTCGCGGCATGCGCCTGTCGGTCAGCGGCCTGCTCTCCCGGCATCATCAGGGCGGCCGCATCGACTTCGCCTACCCGCGCTTCCTCGGTGGCGACTACGGCTTGCGCTTCGCCCCTTTCTTCAACAACTCGCGGCAGTACTTCGGGCTCAACCCCACGGTCACCACGCGCTGCGTCGAGCCGGCCCCCCGCGACTGCGTGGCCGAGATGCTGGCCCGGAACGCCGTGGTCTTCTATCGCCGCGGGGGGTTCTACTTCGGCACGCGGCGCGCCATCGGCGGAACGCTCTCCATCGACCTCGGGGCGCAGCTCGAGTGGATCTACGTCACCTCGCGCCCCGAGGCCGCGAGTGAGGTCCGTGGGAGCGAGGTCCGCCCGATCGACTTCTCCATCCTTCCCGGGCGAAGCTTCGCGTCGGTGCTGCGCGTTGGGCTGACCTACGACCGGCGCGACGACCCCGGGCTGCCCACGCGCGGCACCCACCTGCGCGTGCAGGCCGACGCGGGCACGCGCCTGATCGGCAGCGCCTACGACTTCGTGCGGCTGCAGGCGCAGTTCCGGCAGTGGGTGCCGGTCGCCTCGCACCACACGCTGCGCTTCGGGCTGTTCGGTGGCGTGGTGCTGGGAGATGCGCCCTTCTTCTACAAGTTCCACGCGAGCGACATGACCGACCTCATCCCGGCACGCCTGCTGGAGATGGAGCTCGACCGGCGTCCACCGCCGAACCTCCTCGGGACGTCCGTCGTATTCATGCGCAACGAAGAGGTCGCCCTGCGCGCGGACATCGAATACGACGTCTCGCTGCTGCGCCACGGGCGGCGGGGTGGGCTGCGCGGCGCCCACGCCTACTTCAACGTGGGCACCTACCTGCTCGCGGACATCCAGGACCTCGAGTTCGCGGTGCCCGGCTTCGAGGGTGCATCGCGCATCCCCATCGACCTCACGTTCGACCTGGGCATCCGGCTCGACACGTCCATCGGCGTGTTCCAGTTCGGCTTCTCCAACCTGCTGGGGTTCATCGACCTGTGA
- a CDS encoding efflux RND transporter periplasmic adaptor subunit, translating into MRLTPPTVAWVLALAAGCGLVGCGGEAEAPAAPPARPPSRVATAPVEDGPLLVRHRLTGRTVAAQEATLAAGADGAMRRILVRVGDRVEAGDLLFEVDPGILRADLAAVQATAATAAEEEAQAARDAARFRGAGPEAVAASEIEQAESRAEQLARRRAELSARVRQTRSRLAQQLVRAPFAGQVVQRMADAGDWVSAGTPVLRLVSMEDVEVHAAADPVLVARIAEGTPATLRFAGETLAGSVAGVVRAIDSATGTAPLRIVPTGSERPAWLLPGRFLDVEVELPEEGGVVVPRDAVTYGVRGARVVRVVDGAAQIVAVEVVVQAGDRALVRGEGLTAGQRVVTRGNERLRPGEAVTEGTEAAAAPAAAGGGA; encoded by the coding sequence ATGCGCTTGACGCCCCCCACCGTCGCATGGGTCCTGGCGCTCGCTGCCGGCTGCGGACTCGTGGGCTGCGGTGGTGAGGCCGAGGCTCCTGCTGCCCCTCCTGCGCGTCCTCCTTCGCGGGTAGCGACCGCCCCCGTGGAGGACGGGCCGCTGCTCGTGCGTCACCGCCTGACCGGGCGCACCGTGGCCGCTCAAGAGGCCACCCTCGCGGCCGGCGCAGACGGCGCCATGCGCCGCATCCTAGTGCGCGTGGGCGACCGGGTGGAGGCGGGTGACCTGCTGTTCGAGGTGGACCCCGGCATCTTGCGCGCCGACCTGGCCGCGGTTCAGGCCACCGCCGCCACCGCCGCCGAGGAAGAGGCCCAGGCCGCACGCGACGCCGCACGCTTCCGTGGCGCCGGACCCGAGGCCGTGGCGGCCAGCGAGATCGAGCAGGCCGAGAGCCGCGCCGAGCAGCTGGCCCGCCGGCGCGCCGAGCTGAGCGCGCGCGTGCGCCAGACCCGCTCGCGCCTGGCCCAGCAGCTGGTGCGGGCGCCCTTCGCCGGGCAGGTGGTGCAGCGCATGGCCGACGCGGGGGACTGGGTGTCGGCCGGCACCCCCGTGCTGCGGCTGGTCAGCATGGAGGACGTGGAGGTCCACGCCGCTGCGGACCCGGTGCTGGTGGCGCGCATCGCCGAGGGCACGCCCGCCACGCTGCGCTTCGCCGGAGAGACGTTGGCCGGGAGCGTGGCCGGCGTAGTGCGCGCCATCGACAGCGCCACCGGGACCGCGCCGCTGCGCATCGTCCCCACGGGCAGCGAGCGCCCCGCGTGGCTCTTGCCCGGCCGCTTCCTCGACGTGGAGGTCGAGCTGCCCGAGGAGGGCGGTGTGGTGGTGCCGCGCGACGCCGTCACCTACGGGGTGCGCGGCGCCCGCGTCGTGCGCGTGGTGGACGGGGCGGCCCAGATCGTGGCGGTGGAGGTGGTGGTCCAGGCGGGTGACCGCGCGCTCGTGCGTGGCGAGGGCCTCACCGCCGGCCAGCGCGTGGTGACGCGCGGCAACGAGCGCCTGCGCCCGGGTGAGGCCGTCACCGAGGGCACGGAGGCCGCGGCCGCGCCGGCTGCGGCGGGCGGGGGCGCGTGA
- a CDS encoding HAMP domain-containing protein — translation MTRLERRLLVALLVAALVPLAAAAFFGRAALRDAYARGVNPEVQEQLAAAVESHGDHIVALRQAADRTADAIAQHWRLHDALRAGDRPALDAYVASTLESYPHVGVVRILAADAELRLDVPQTVLAEAHDDGRLDPEQVRTLERVRHLGMLDPPVDVEVVVTSPLGVFTDLQRAGEVTELYSRLLQQTDYVSDVYVWVLVGYLGFVIALALTVSIVLARRVSKRVLALADATVRVGQGDLAVTVPDDDTDEIGELTRAFNRMVSDLRESRERIDYLSRISAWQEFARRLAHEIKNPLTPIQLAAQEVAQAYRGDDARFAAMLNDARAIIEEEVATLRRLVGEFSSFARLPTADLAEADLAELLRDLERGLASIAHDVYGEVQGDPPVTLRLELPSTPVMGLVDAMMLKRCVDNLVRNAMEAIAGEARTGRGHITITLRPSPDSVELAVCDDGPGIPASERERVFDPYVTTKSTGTGLGLAIVKKVILEHQGRIVCRAPDQPGSGRGTCFVITLPRERAIAEGAR, via the coding sequence GTGACCCGCCTCGAGCGACGCCTGCTCGTGGCCCTCTTGGTGGCGGCCCTGGTGCCGCTCGCGGCGGCCGCCTTCTTCGGCAGGGCGGCGCTACGCGACGCCTACGCGCGCGGCGTGAACCCCGAGGTGCAAGAGCAGCTGGCCGCCGCCGTGGAATCGCACGGTGACCACATCGTGGCGCTGCGCCAGGCCGCCGACCGCACGGCGGACGCCATCGCTCAGCACTGGCGCCTGCACGACGCCCTCCGCGCAGGGGACCGCCCGGCGCTCGACGCCTATGTGGCGTCCACCCTCGAGAGCTACCCGCACGTGGGCGTCGTGCGCATCCTGGCCGCCGACGCGGAGCTGCGGCTGGACGTGCCCCAGACGGTGCTGGCGGAGGCCCACGACGACGGGCGCCTCGATCCCGAGCAGGTGCGCACCCTCGAGCGCGTTCGCCACCTGGGCATGCTGGACCCCCCGGTGGACGTGGAGGTGGTGGTCACCAGCCCGCTCGGCGTGTTCACCGACCTGCAGCGCGCGGGCGAGGTCACCGAGCTCTACTCCCGGCTCTTGCAGCAGACCGACTACGTCTCCGACGTCTACGTCTGGGTGCTGGTGGGCTACCTCGGGTTCGTCATCGCGCTGGCGCTGACGGTGTCCATCGTGCTGGCGCGGCGCGTGTCGAAGCGCGTGCTGGCGCTGGCGGACGCCACCGTGCGCGTGGGTCAGGGCGACCTCGCGGTGACCGTGCCGGACGACGACACCGACGAGATCGGCGAGCTGACGCGCGCGTTCAACCGCATGGTCAGCGACCTGCGCGAGTCGCGCGAGCGCATCGACTACCTCTCGCGTATCTCGGCCTGGCAGGAGTTCGCGCGGCGGCTGGCGCACGAGATCAAGAACCCGCTCACGCCCATCCAGCTGGCCGCCCAAGAGGTGGCCCAGGCCTACCGCGGCGATGACGCGCGCTTCGCCGCCATGCTGAACGACGCCCGCGCCATCATCGAAGAAGAGGTGGCCACGCTCCGCCGCCTGGTGGGCGAGTTCTCGAGCTTCGCGCGGCTGCCCACGGCGGACCTGGCCGAGGCCGACCTGGCCGAGCTGCTGCGCGACCTCGAGCGCGGGCTCGCCAGCATCGCACACGACGTCTACGGCGAGGTGCAGGGCGACCCCCCGGTCACGCTGCGCCTCGAGCTGCCGAGCACCCCAGTGATGGGCCTAGTGGACGCCATGATGCTCAAGCGCTGCGTGGACAACCTGGTGCGCAACGCCATGGAGGCCATCGCAGGGGAGGCGCGCACGGGGCGTGGTCACATCACCATCACGCTCCGGCCGAGCCCCGACAGCGTGGAGCTGGCCGTCTGCGACGACGGCCCCGGCATCCCGGCGAGCGAGCGCGAGCGCGTCTTCGACCCCTACGTCACCACCAAGTCCACGGGCACCGGCCTCGGCCTCGCCATCGTCAAGAAGGTCATCCTCGAGCACCAGGGCCGCATCGTCTGCCGCGCGCCCGACCAGCCCGGCAGCGGCCGCGGCACGTGCTTCGTCATCACGCTGCCGCGAGAACGCGCTATAGCCGAGGGAGCCCGATGA
- a CDS encoding DUF4388 domain-containing protein, with translation MRDDIVLEGAIPPGGIVELLADIEATCATGVLRYESATEGKGTIALVRGQFAEEQEPDRKQRDPVEVLLKLREGRFFLQQQLPPLPVSSGDHLVKTGSLAVHVSSELMRYCELAGLTGVLRLTRPPQSVELFYERGELAEVRVGGAGGIEFQEVFGWEDGRFTIEAHRNHSPALAPPSSMSPVDVSARTAIGKPLERDVRSTTQDLGGSSEASFLRVVEMSLEDLLRERSERSPAARTGPVIPQLPAVRVTQRPPGALPLGIASEPVRGESTVRVIYLAAERAPSDEDRRPAMDLNVPLPGEGRGSAKPDLPRNTAISALDDAGRLRQSKWPEALQRGSREDEVTTQFDTASHAAVDLGRLPTMLADSSELENDLLTFAPPGRAPTMTDTAKQDHAPPAVGGPGASTAAAPPADALTTAKWVALTCLVLVACLAVLAQLPPIE, from the coding sequence ATGCGCGACGACATCGTCCTCGAAGGAGCGATCCCGCCGGGTGGCATCGTCGAGCTGCTGGCAGACATCGAGGCCACGTGCGCCACGGGCGTGCTGCGCTACGAGAGCGCCACCGAGGGCAAGGGCACCATCGCGCTGGTTCGTGGGCAGTTTGCGGAGGAGCAGGAGCCCGATCGCAAGCAGCGCGACCCGGTGGAGGTGCTCCTCAAGCTGCGTGAGGGGCGGTTCTTCCTGCAGCAGCAGCTGCCGCCCCTGCCCGTGTCGAGTGGTGACCACCTGGTCAAGACAGGCTCGCTAGCGGTGCACGTGTCGTCGGAGCTGATGCGGTACTGCGAGCTGGCGGGCCTGACCGGGGTGCTGCGCCTCACGCGCCCGCCGCAGTCGGTGGAGCTCTTCTACGAGCGCGGCGAGCTGGCCGAGGTGCGCGTGGGGGGCGCGGGCGGCATCGAGTTCCAAGAGGTGTTCGGCTGGGAGGACGGTCGCTTCACCATCGAGGCGCACCGCAACCACTCACCGGCCTTGGCGCCGCCCAGCTCCATGTCGCCGGTGGACGTGTCGGCGCGGACGGCCATCGGCAAGCCGCTCGAGCGGGACGTGCGCAGCACCACCCAGGACCTGGGCGGGTCGAGCGAGGCCAGCTTCCTGCGCGTGGTGGAGATGTCGCTCGAAGACCTGCTGCGGGAGCGCAGCGAGCGCTCGCCCGCCGCACGCACGGGGCCGGTCATCCCGCAGCTGCCGGCCGTCCGGGTGACTCAGCGGCCGCCGGGGGCGCTGCCGCTGGGCATCGCATCGGAGCCCGTGCGGGGCGAGAGCACGGTGCGGGTCATCTACTTGGCCGCCGAGCGCGCCCCTTCGGATGAAGACCGGCGGCCTGCCATGGACCTGAACGTGCCGCTGCCCGGCGAGGGGCGCGGCTCCGCCAAGCCCGATCTGCCGCGCAACACGGCCATCAGCGCGCTCGATGACGCGGGCCGGCTGCGCCAGAGCAAGTGGCCGGAGGCGCTGCAGCGCGGATCCCGCGAAGACGAGGTCACCACCCAGTTCGACACCGCCAGCCACGCCGCGGTAGACCTGGGCCGGCTGCCCACCATGCTTGCCGACTCGTCCGAATTGGAGAACGATCTCCTGACCTTTGCACCGCCGGGAAGGGCGCCCACCATGACAGACACCGCCAAACAGGACCACGCTCCACCCGCCGTCGGTGGCCCGGGCGCCAGCACCGCTGCTGCCCCGCCAGCGGATGCCCTCACCACGGCCAAGTGGGTGGCGCTCACGTGCCTGGTGCTTGTCGCGTGCCTGGCCGTGCTGGCCCAGCTGCCGCCCATCGAGTAG
- a CDS encoding type I restriction endonuclease subunit R, which translates to MSEFPPRRYAPLAVSDQSTVVAEYIPDEQGIADGYQTEAQLEHEFIERLKAQAYEYLPITSEAQLIANLRAQLEKLNGVTFSDNEWERFFTERVAGANDTAEDKTRRIQEDPIQVLVRDGGSTQNIKLLDKKHIHNNHLQVINQYEVGEGQGRAARANRYDVTILVNGLPLVHVELKRRGVDIREAFNQINRYQRDSFWAGSGLFDYTQIFVITNGTLTKYYSNTTRRQHLDEANGRRRVRVTSNSYEFTSWWADATNRPIQSLAGFTKTFFAKHTLLAVLARYCVLTADRMLLVMRPYQIAATERILNKIDIARNAKTLGTVHAGGYVWHTTGSGKTLTSFKTAQLASRGEGVAKVLFVVDRKDLDYQTMLEYDRFEKGAANSNTSTAVLKRQLGDPSARIIVTTIQKLSTFIAGNRDHAVYDGHVVIIFDECHRSQFGDMHAAIRRAFNRYHLFGFTGTPIFAENSSTGGDAKRRTTEQTFGDKLHTYTIVDAITDKNVLPFRIDYVNTIKLPPGVTDKQVFGIDAERALLAPQRVSQVVAYTREHFEQKTKRSRSYKHRVLTNIAEVAGARSKVLEKRESRRIDGFNSIFATASIDAAKRYYAEFRDQQRELPEAQRLKVALVYSFAPNESEEDGVLAEEGFETEGLDQTSRDFLEDAIADYNALFGTSYDTSSDKFQNYYKDLSLRLKNRELDLVIVVNMFLTGFDATTLNTLWVDKNLKAHGLIQAYSRTNRILNSVKTYGNIVSFRDLEKATNDAIALFGNKDAKGIVLLKPYAEYFGTYKQKVVELLAQFPLSAFPLVGEARQKAFVQLFGAILRLRNILTSFDEFERDDPLNAGQLQDYISQYLNLHAEFRNSGEVEKEAINDDIVFEIELIKQVEITVDYILLLVARYVEEHGHGQDKEILAEIRRAVDSSPGLRNKKDLIEAFVDKISASDAVDEQWKAFVEARREAELDSIIEEEGLRAAATRAFVERAFRDGSIQQSGTAITQILPPASRFSGDGGHGEKKRRVLERLVAFFDRFWGLTTP; encoded by the coding sequence GTGAGCGAGTTCCCGCCCCGCCGCTACGCACCGCTCGCGGTCAGCGACCAGAGCACGGTGGTGGCCGAGTACATCCCGGACGAGCAGGGCATCGCCGATGGCTATCAGACCGAGGCGCAGCTCGAGCACGAGTTCATCGAGCGCCTGAAGGCCCAAGCCTACGAGTACCTGCCCATCACGAGCGAGGCGCAGCTCATCGCGAACCTGCGCGCGCAGCTGGAGAAGCTCAACGGCGTCACGTTCTCGGACAACGAGTGGGAGCGCTTCTTCACGGAGCGCGTAGCCGGGGCCAACGACACGGCCGAAGACAAAACCCGTCGTATTCAGGAGGACCCGATCCAGGTCCTGGTCCGCGACGGCGGGTCCACACAGAACATCAAGCTCCTCGACAAGAAGCACATCCACAACAATCACCTCCAGGTCATCAACCAGTACGAGGTCGGTGAGGGTCAAGGCCGCGCTGCGCGGGCCAACCGCTACGACGTCACCATCCTCGTAAACGGTCTGCCGCTGGTCCATGTCGAGCTGAAGCGTCGCGGCGTGGACATCCGCGAGGCCTTCAACCAGATCAACCGCTACCAGCGGGACTCGTTCTGGGCGGGCTCGGGACTCTTCGACTACACCCAGATATTCGTCATCACCAACGGCACGCTGACGAAGTACTACAGCAACACTACGCGACGACAGCACCTCGACGAAGCCAACGGCAGGAGACGAGTACGGGTAACGTCGAACTCCTATGAATTCACCTCCTGGTGGGCAGACGCCACGAACCGGCCGATTCAGAGCCTGGCGGGCTTCACCAAGACGTTCTTCGCGAAGCACACGTTGCTCGCCGTGCTCGCTCGATACTGTGTGCTCACGGCCGACCGAATGCTGCTCGTCATGCGGCCCTACCAGATCGCGGCCACCGAGAGGATCCTGAACAAGATAGACATCGCCCGGAACGCCAAGACTCTCGGCACCGTCCATGCGGGCGGCTATGTCTGGCACACCACCGGCTCCGGTAAGACGCTCACCAGCTTCAAGACGGCGCAGCTGGCGTCGCGGGGCGAGGGCGTGGCCAAGGTGCTGTTCGTGGTGGATCGCAAAGACCTCGATTACCAGACCATGCTGGAGTACGACCGCTTCGAGAAGGGCGCCGCCAACTCGAACACCTCCACCGCCGTGCTCAAGCGACAGCTGGGTGACCCATCCGCCCGCATCATCGTCACCACGATCCAGAAGCTGTCGACGTTCATCGCCGGGAACCGAGACCACGCCGTGTACGACGGCCACGTCGTCATCATCTTCGACGAGTGCCACCGCTCTCAGTTCGGCGACATGCATGCGGCCATCAGGCGCGCGTTCAACCGGTATCACCTGTTCGGGTTCACGGGCACGCCCATCTTCGCAGAGAACTCTTCTACCGGCGGAGATGCGAAGCGGCGAACCACCGAGCAAACGTTCGGCGACAAGCTCCACACGTACACGATTGTGGACGCGATCACCGACAAGAACGTGCTCCCGTTCCGCATCGACTACGTCAACACCATCAAGCTGCCGCCGGGAGTGACCGACAAGCAAGTGTTCGGGATCGACGCGGAGCGCGCATTGCTGGCCCCTCAGCGCGTGAGCCAGGTCGTCGCCTACACCCGCGAGCACTTCGAGCAGAAAACCAAGCGGAGCAGAAGCTACAAGCATCGCGTGCTCACCAACATCGCCGAGGTCGCTGGCGCTCGCAGCAAGGTCCTCGAAAAGCGGGAGTCGCGACGGATCGATGGCTTCAACTCCATCTTTGCCACAGCCTCCATCGACGCCGCCAAGCGCTACTACGCGGAGTTCAGGGATCAGCAGAGGGAGCTCCCCGAGGCTCAACGACTGAAGGTCGCTCTAGTCTACAGCTTCGCTCCCAACGAGAGTGAGGAGGACGGTGTGCTTGCGGAGGAGGGGTTCGAGACCGAGGGCCTGGACCAGACCTCGCGCGACTTCCTCGAAGATGCGATCGCCGACTACAACGCACTGTTCGGCACGAGCTACGACACCTCGTCGGACAAGTTCCAGAACTACTACAAGGACTTGTCGCTGCGGCTCAAGAACCGCGAGTTGGACCTGGTCATCGTGGTCAACATGTTCCTCACGGGCTTCGACGCCACCACGCTGAACACGCTGTGGGTGGACAAGAACCTCAAGGCGCACGGCCTTATCCAAGCGTATTCCCGCACCAACCGGATCCTGAACTCCGTCAAGACCTACGGGAACATCGTCAGTTTCCGCGACTTGGAGAAGGCCACGAACGACGCCATCGCGCTGTTCGGCAACAAAGACGCGAAGGGCATTGTACTGCTCAAGCCCTATGCAGAGTACTTCGGCACCTACAAGCAGAAGGTTGTCGAGCTGCTCGCCCAGTTCCCGTTGAGCGCGTTCCCCTTGGTGGGTGAGGCACGACAGAAGGCATTCGTCCAGCTCTTCGGCGCCATCCTTCGTCTGCGGAACATCCTCACGTCTTTCGACGAGTTCGAGAGAGACGACCCGCTCAACGCGGGCCAGCTCCAAGACTACATCAGCCAGTACCTCAACCTCCATGCCGAGTTCCGCAACTCGGGCGAGGTCGAGAAGGAGGCGATCAACGATGACATCGTCTTCGAGATCGAGCTGATCAAGCAGGTCGAGATCACCGTCGACTACATCCTCCTCCTGGTGGCGCGGTACGTGGAAGAGCACGGGCACGGGCAAGACAAGGAAATCCTGGCCGAAATCCGACGCGCGGTGGACAGCAGTCCTGGCCTCCGAAACAAGAAAGACCTCATCGAGGCATTCGTGGACAAGATCTCCGCGAGCGACGCCGTGGACGAACAATGGAAGGCGTTCGTGGAGGCCCGCCGTGAGGCGGAGCTGGACAGCATCATCGAGGAAGAGGGCCTGCGAGCCGCCGCGACGCGCGCGTTCGTCGAGCGTGCCTTCCGCGACGGGTCCATCCAGCAGAGCGGCACCGCCATCACTCAGATCCTGCCGCCAGCATCGAGGTTCTCCGGCGATGGCGGGCACGGCGAGAAGAAGCGCCGCGTTCTAGAGAGGCTCGTGGCGTTCTTCGACCGGTTTTGGGGCCTCACGACGCCCTGA
- a CDS encoding TlpA family protein disulfide reductase, with translation MNDDLRKMAPWLAGILAMALLGMLGRGLFGSSLTGNEAPALDLPIAAGEGAREGDRVSLTGLRGRVVVLDFWASWCEPCRRSIPILNALEAELADQPVTFLGVNVEQLGPRRLQQVHADLGATFPTLQDLTGEVKLRYGVTVLPTLVVLDTQGVVRHVGTGVPNAASLRATLRELIPES, from the coding sequence ATGAACGACGACCTCCGCAAGATGGCCCCCTGGCTGGCCGGCATCCTGGCCATGGCGCTGCTGGGCATGCTGGGCCGCGGGCTCTTCGGCTCCAGCCTCACCGGCAACGAGGCGCCTGCACTGGACCTGCCCATCGCCGCAGGAGAGGGCGCACGCGAGGGCGACCGCGTGTCCCTCACGGGCCTGCGTGGCCGCGTGGTCGTGCTCGACTTCTGGGCCAGCTGGTGCGAGCCCTGCCGCCGCAGCATCCCGATCCTGAACGCGCTCGAAGCCGAGCTCGCGGACCAGCCGGTGACCTTCCTGGGCGTCAACGTGGAGCAGCTGGGCCCACGGCGCCTCCAGCAGGTGCACGCGGACCTCGGGGCCACCTTCCCCACCCTGCAAGACCTCACCGGCGAGGTGAAGCTGCGCTACGGCGTGACGGTGCTCCCCACGCTGGTGGTGCTGGACACCCAGGGTGTAGTCCGACATGTAGGCACGGGTGTGCCCAACGCGGCCTCCCTGCGCGCCACGCTCCGCGAGCTCATCCCCGAAAGCTGA